The Cuculus canorus isolate bCucCan1 chromosome 6, bCucCan1.pri, whole genome shotgun sequence genomic interval GTTGGCTTGTGAGccctgaaatcatagaatcacagaattgcttgatctcaaaggtcttttccaaccatcaagtccaaccatacatgtccaccactaaaccatccctgagcacctcatctgccagACTTTTACATCCCTCCAGAGACGcggactccaccccctccctgggcagcctctgccagggcctcagaaccctttcagtgaagaaatttctcatgatgcccaatctgaacctgcccttgcgcagcttgaggccattccccctcatcctgtctcttgTCAcctggagcagagctcagcacccacctccccacaacctcctttccaggagctgcagagagtgatgaggtctcccctcagcctcctcttctccagactgaacagccccagcaccctcagccgctcccagaacctctgttctccagccctttcccagctccgttcccgTCTCCGGACGCGCTCCAGttcctcaatgtccttcttggagtcAGGGGCTAAAACTGAACGCAGGATTCGAAGCACACACTCGCCAGCACCGAGCGCAGGGAGACgttcccttccctggtcctccttACAAGCATCAGCTATGCCAATACCACGGAGTTTTTCTTGATGTATCAGGGAGTGTTTCCTGAAATCTCAGGGATTTTTTCCTCAACTGCACAGCCGATTcgcagctgctgccccagcctccctgggcacccGGCTGAGCAGCATCCTGAGGTTCTTGGAGGTTgcttcctgcagcccagcacagaAATCCTGGGACACCAGCACACGGATCAAAACATCACGGAATCGTCGAATagtttgggctgaaagggacctcaaagatcatccagtcccacccctgccataggcagggacaactcccacgggatcaggggctccaagccccatccaacctggcctggaacccctccagggatggggcagcccccactgctctgggcaccctgggccagggcctccccacctgaacagcaaaacatttctccccaagatctcatctaaatctcccctcttgcagctcaaaaccagtccccttgtcctacccctgccctccctgatccagagcccctccccagctttcctggagcccctttcagcaccagaagctgctctaaggtctccccacagccttttcctctccaggctgaacaacccaagcTCTCTCAGCatggcctcatagcagaggggctccagcccttggatcatctctgtggcctcctctggatttgctccaaGAGGTCCATGTCctctctgtgctgaggactccagaactggacacaggctccaggtggggtttcaccagagtggagcagagggggagaatcccctccctcaccctgctggtcccactgctgtagatgcagcccaggacacggttggctgTTGGGATCACAGATATTCTGAATTTCCCCTCTAAGCGTTCTCCCAGCAGGCTGGGAAGTCaagggagcagctgctgggcaggagctgcagcatcaCTGCCAGCACAACCGTTCCCACCGTGGCATCCCTGCAAAGCCCAGCCACGGCCGAGGTTTCTCCACCTCGCAGTTCATTACCTTGGTAACAGACGCATTGCCAAAACTCCCTCCCACATTTTCACTCTGTAGGAAAACACAACTTCGGGTGGCTCAAAGCATTTGCAGAACTGGACCGTGTCATTAGATTAAAGGGCAACCTGAAACATCCAGCTTTTCAAACACACATGGTAAGACCTGCAGGGCAACATCTGTTTCCCAGAACATTTGCTTTCTGCGCTCACCTGTCGTTTCCACGATGCCCTCCAGGATGACGACGATCTCAAACTGCTCCGTCTGCATGCTGCGCTGGGAGAGGTCATAGAAGGGGCTCTTGGCATCTATCACGTGGCAGATGGTGAGCGGGGATACGAGGAAAAGCTGGTCGGCCCCTGTGCTGAAGCCCACGTCCAGCTCCAGCTGATCGAGGGGCAGGAATTCGCCCTCTGGGGTCTGGCGGGACTGGAcaggggagagacagagagagagacatcACTGATGGAGCAGCCAGCACCGAGGCACCCTGACAGCATCCCTGGCAGCATTCCACATCATCCATCATGCGAGGCAAATGTTGGGCCAGCCACATGGCCATGAAACAGGTGGAAACCCAGTGCTGGCCGTGCACAGCAGGGATGAATTAGGTCTAATGCTCATCTTGCTGCGATGGCAGCTCAGCTACGCAGCAGTCCTGGAAGGACACCAGCCACCAACATGAATGATGGCTCTGCCACTTACCTGCAGCATCACCCACCTGGAGGGGAAGATGACATCAGTGAACCTTTAGACTCTGGCAAGCAAAAGCCACTCAAAACCTCACTAAATCCACAGCCACCTCCAGGGCCCCTCCACAAACAAAAATTCCTTTCAGAAATGGCAGCAGTTGGATTCATAACCAATTCACCGATAAGAGAGGGCTCTCCAGCCAGACTCATCACCAATTTCTCCATAAGAGAGGGCTCTCCAGCCAGATTCATCACCTATTCACCCATAAGAGAGGGCTCAACAGCACTGGCTCACACCAACCTACACCAGCCCCACACCAGCCAAGTACACAGTTCCCCAGGGAATCTTTTAGATCGCTCTCCTTTTGACATAAaaagcctagagaagaggatgCAGTTACAACATTAGAGCTGCCCACTAAGACAGACCACAATTTAACAGCTACATAACAAGTGCATAACATCATGCCTAGAGCTGAAACCTCCAATCCCACGCTCTGGTTTGTGTGCCTCGCTGTAACAATGCTCCGCATCCCTGTTCCATGAGGAGCAAGGTCATGGGTACAGCCTTGCTCAAAcactccctctccagcttttatttcttctcccgGTCTCACAAATAGACAGGAACAGAACATTAGAGCCCTTCCTGgtcattatttttataacagaaGTTTCTATTATGCGCTCCTCTGGTTGTAAAGAGAAGTTTTACAAGCTGTCATACACATCATACACAGCCAAAACCCAAGGGTAAATCTCTGTTTGAGACGTGTTTCCATCCATCCCAACATTCTGAACTGACGTGAAACTGCCCATATTGAGGAATATGACTTCAAATGGGATTTGGTTTTCTGGGAACATTACTACACGTGCAGGAAGAAGTGTAGTCTTCCCTACACCTTTTCCACCCTTGTTATTCAGACTGGTAATTGCGGGGGGATGGGCAGATGCCCCATTGGAGAGGGACCAGCACAACCCTCATCTCCAGACTATCGCCACTCCTACAAGTGACACCAGTGGCTCCCAGAGGAACCCAGTCCCAGCACTGGTGGCTGCAGGGGAGTAGGAGGATGCTGGGTGCCCCCAGCGAGGGGTACAGCCAGGGACAAGCTCCCCATCAGGGGTCCAAAGTGACTGGGAGCctaaaaggaaaaggcagcatGCAGAGCGGAACGGGATTATGCGCCTCGCTTAGGATTTGGTTgctatttttaaccttttcccTGAATGGTGGCTGGATTTTACGGAGATCAAATTCCAGAGAAACAATCGTTGTCTTTCACTGCCATGAAGTTCTGGCTACGAAATGTGCTTAAATCTTTGTGTGTCAAAACTCTGATTTATCACACCCGCCCCTGCTACCCCATCGCAGCATCACCAGGCAGATAAAGCCAGCAGAGCCAAGGAACAGCTAGAGCACATCTGCACAAATACCCTGCCAGCAGGGTTTCgtttgttctttctttaatGAGAAGTCTACTTTCTGATAGAAAGAcgaaaacacaaggaaagcatCACCTGACCTCCGTAAGCAGCACgaggagcagctccagggagggaacttcagctgaaagaggggagactgagatgagatcttggggagaaatgttttgctgttcaggtggggaggccctggcccagggtgcccagagcagtgggggctgccccatccctggaggggttccaggccaggctggatggggcttggagcccctgatccagtgggaggtgtccctgcccatggcaggggtgggactggatggactttgaggtcccttccaacccaaaccattccatgattctctgattccaATTTCATACCgattttgcagaagaaaaaagaagcatttaagCAGAAAATCTGTGAGCAGCTCTGCGGTTAACTCTCCCCTCCCGGTTTGGCAATAAATCCGCAGTACAGGTCATACGCAAACCACAGCAGAAGCCCCGAGGCAGCAATCCtgccctgccccatccccgcgCTCCAGCAAGCCGGAAAGGCTGTCGGTGCGTGGCAGCATCACTGGGATGAGAGAGCACTCTCCCTGCTgcaatcccttttttttctccctctttttttttttttttgtggccaGGAGGCTTGGCCAAGCCCTGCTCCCCCACGACAGCCAGAGGATGCTCCGTGTAGAGGTTTGGGAGGGACTGTGCAGAGCCAGCTTTCGCTGTATCCACAGAAAAGCCACATTTTAGCCATTTCTTACTCTTCTCCCTCCACATTTACAGCTGCCTGCATACACAGCTCCCACCGGCTGCATCAGGAAAAGCCCCTGAGAAGGCAGGGGCACGGCGGGATGCTCGCCGCACAACCTGCCACCATGGAGCAGCCACCGGCACCGACACCACCCGCATCCTGCCCGGCTGCACAGCCCCACATGCCCCAGAAGGGTCACGTTTCTGCTGGGCATTGCTCACAAACcacctttcccctttcccaacACAACCGATGCCCCACGGCACAGGGAGAGCTTACTTTGCTGGAGCCGCGACAGCAAGCTTCCCCAGGCTCCTCGCATTTTCATGCTGGTTTTCACAGCTGTCAAACTTTTAGCCCTCCAACTCCAGCACTGCCACCACAAAGCCGGGACAAACGATGCCTATGAAGATGCTCTTCCACCGATTTAAAGTTCAGGACATTTTGTGGAGCTACACCAAGTTTTACGCTCCTTAAAATTTACGCAAATCTGGATACAGAAAGGGCTAATTTCACAATTAGTAATGGAAATGACTCACTTTGACTCTTTAAAGCTATTAAACGTGACAATGTGGTCTCTCCTGAGCCAGGATGGCCTCGTCACTCAGGGCAGTTGGAGGGGTCACAGCGGTGCCCTCTAACACCAAGCCATTACTCACCAGGCTAATTGCACGCCGTCCAATTAGCCCTCTAAACTTCAGACAGGAGGAACCCCGAGGGCCAGCTCAGCCCAGGGGAAAGGGGTGTCGCTGAGCCTCCAGCTGGTTGTGCAGCGAGCAAAGAGCAGGAACAGACGCCTTCAATGCGCTGCAGCAGGCGCATTCCCACCGATGCCGGTCCTCCGCGAAGGAAACGAGTGAAATGATGCCAATTCTTCCCAATCCTCATCCCTTCAGGCTGTGGAGTGTGAGCAGAACCCTCTTTTTGGCCAAAGGCTCCCCTGAGGTTTAGGGCACAGGGGGGTCCACAACCCTCACAGAAGGCAGAAACAATCCTGCCTGCAAAATCCCTGCCAGAAGCGCAGATTCCAGCCCAAACACGGCAGCTTCAGCCGCCTCCGAGCAAAAGGCACGGGTGCTTTGCCGGATCCGGGTGCGGCAGATGAGGGATGAGCATCCCTCTGCGCGGGGCAGCCAGAGGAGCCAGGAGGCAAGCGGGGCAGCCCCCCAGCCGGGTCCCCCCACCGAGGGCAGGGCACCCGCATCCCCCACCGGCTGGGGAAGCACGCGGGATTCTCCGCACGTATCCAACGTCACCCGAGCCGTCCCCTTCCACCCACTCCACATTTATTTCATCTCCCCTGTGGATATGCAGCCGCTGTAGCAAGTCTCAAATAAATACTCATTTTTCCCTGGACACACAGGGACACTGGGATGATTTTTAGCTGTCCAGCCCTGGCATTCTGCTTTCTATGAAGTTCACACACCAGATAGACAAAGTTCTGCCTGTCTGGACTCACTGTGGTCTGAGAGCACAGGAATATGCCAGAACAGCAAACAGCTTTCTCTGAAAACGCACATCAAGGAATTCAAGCTACAAAGTGTTTTACTTCAAAGcttcatggaatggtttgggttggaagggacctcaaagcccatccagtgccacccttgccatgggcagggacacctcccactggctcaggggctccaagccccatccaacctggcctggaacccctccagggatggggcatccttGCCAGAGAAACCTAGAAATGCGTGAGTATCCATACACCCAGTGTGGAACACAACCATCATCCCACAAGGCTCACGGGAAATCAGGTGTTTGCAGATCAATCCAGTGCCTGAAGGCAGAGCCTAAAGAGGGACATGGAAGCAGCCCTTGGAATGAGCAAGGGATGGCAAAACTCTCCTACCGAAAGGGTGTTCAGAAGGGGCAGCGGCTCCAGAggtggggacacagagggacaCAGCGGGATGTCCCAGTGGGACGGGCAGTAGTAGGATCACACTTACTTTGAGCAGCTTGCAGCGGATCTGCGCAGAGACCATGTGGCTGTTGCGGAGGTTGCCCACCCTGAACATGAGGGTGAGCTTGCCGTCCCGCATGGAGATGGCGGCGTGCTCGCTGAACATCAGCGTCTCGGCCCTCTTCTTGGGCTGGGACATCTTGATGAACATGCAGCCGATGAGGAAGGCGTCCACGATGGAGCCCAGGATGgactggaagaggaagaggatgatgCCTTCGGGGCATTTGTCCGTGATGTAGCGGTACCCGTAGCCGATGGTGGCCTCAGTCTCtatgaagaagaggaaggcgGAGGGGAAGTTGTAGACGTTGGCCACGCACGGCGTGTAGCTGTCGTCGTGCGCCTTGTTGAGGTCGCCCCGCATGTAGGCGATGACCCACCACATGGAAGCCATGAAGAGCCAGGCCACCGTGTAGGtgaggatgaagatgaagagGTTCCAGCGCCACTTGAGGTCCACCAAGGTGGTGAAGAGGTCCGAGAGGTACCGGCTGGTCTCTCCGCCCAGGTTGCCGTGCTGCACGTTGCAGCGCCCGTTCTTGTCCACGAAGCGCTGCCTCTTGCCCCGCGGGGCGGCCCGGGGTGGCGGCAGCCCCGCTCCGCTCGACGACGTGCTCACCACCTGGTACTCGTCGCCCAGCTTGCGCCGCAGCGCCGACATGCTCCGCGCAGCGCCCGCGCAGCGCCCGTTCCGGCTCCGGGAGCTCCTCTGCGGCCGCGGAGGCTCCGCTCTGCGCGGCCGCCACCCACGCGGAGCCGCCGGCAGGGGCGGCCCCGGGCAGGGCAGCACCGCCCCGCGCACCGCCCCCCCCGCGCACCGCCccccgcaccgccccccccGCGCACCGCCCCGCGCACCGCCCCCCGCGCACCGCCCCCCGCGCACCGCCCCGCGCACCGCCCCGCGCACCGCCCCGCGCACCGCCCCCCGCGCACCGCCCCCCCCGCGCACCGCCCCTCCCGCGCAGCAGCGCGCGCTGCCGTTTGCTCTGCTGCGCACAGCGCCCTCCGCTGCGCACCGCGGAGCATCGCGGAGGGGTTCAAAACGGCTGTGGCCGCGGCACTCGGGGATGTGGTCTGATAAAATCATAGcatcgtggaatggtttgggttggaagggacctcaaagcccatccagtgccacccctgccatgggcagggacacctcccactggatcaggggctccgagccccatccaacctggcctggaacccctccagggatggggcagcccccactgctctgggcaccctgggccagggcctccccacctgaacaggaagaatttcttcctgatgtccattCCAGCTTATCAGGGCCGGGCTGGCGTTTGGAATGGATGAGTGGAGAaggcttttccaacctgaatgtgtctgtgattctatggaaCGTGGCCAGCCGACAGCAAAGGCAGGATGAAGGCAGGATGAAGGCAGGATGAAGGCAGGTCGGGATGAAGGGATGTTGGGACGAAGGCAGGTCATGCACACTGCTTGGGAGCCCAGGGCTGGGAAAGACAGACATCCATGGAAAGTCTTTTTGATCAGGAAGTCCCGTGTGAGGGACATCTGTGGCCAAGGGCAGAAGCA includes:
- the KCNJ3 gene encoding G protein-activated inward rectifier potassium channel 1, giving the protein MSALRRKLGDEYQVVSTSSSGAGLPPPRAAPRGKRQRFVDKNGRCNVQHGNLGGETSRYLSDLFTTLVDLKWRWNLFIFILTYTVAWLFMASMWWVIAYMRGDLNKAHDDSYTPCVANVYNFPSAFLFFIETEATIGYGYRYITDKCPEGIILFLFQSILGSIVDAFLIGCMFIKMSQPKKRAETLMFSEHAAISMRDGKLTLMFRVGNLRNSHMVSAQIRCKLLKSRQTPEGEFLPLDQLELDVGFSTGADQLFLVSPLTICHVIDAKSPFYDLSQRSMQTEQFEIVVILEGIVETTGMTCQARTSYTEDEVLWGHRFFPVISLEEGFFKVDYSQFHATFEVPTPPYSVKEQEEMLLMSSPLIAPAVGNSKERNNSVECLDGLDEVGTKLPSKLQKITGREDFPKKLLRMSSTTSEKAYSMGDLPMKLQRISSVPGNSEEKLVSKTTKMMSDPISQSVADLPPKLQKLSGGGRMEGHLPPKLRKMNSDRFT